Proteins from a single region of Bdellovibrio bacteriovorus HD100:
- a CDS encoding response regulator transcription factor has product MRILVVEDQIKMANFLKKGLNEVGYAVDLAESGSAAESYMAQGDYDLVILDVMLPDQSGIDTARHIRRDGYEGPILMLTALSTTKDKVHGLDAGADDYLTKPYSFDELHARVRALLRRKAPSQGGATSNILKYADLELDLIQRKARRNSQEISLTSKEFALLEYFMRNPERPLGRVSIAEHVWDIHFDSESNVIDVYINLLRKKIDVPFPKRLIHTVVGTGYVLKENL; this is encoded by the coding sequence ATGCGGATTCTAGTCGTTGAAGATCAGATAAAAATGGCGAACTTTTTAAAAAAAGGCCTGAATGAGGTCGGCTATGCCGTGGACCTCGCCGAAAGTGGATCAGCCGCTGAATCTTACATGGCCCAGGGCGATTATGACCTGGTGATACTGGATGTGATGCTGCCCGATCAAAGCGGCATCGACACCGCCCGCCACATTCGCCGCGACGGCTATGAAGGCCCGATTCTGATGCTGACGGCCCTTTCCACCACCAAAGACAAAGTTCATGGACTGGATGCCGGCGCTGACGACTATCTGACCAAACCCTACTCTTTTGATGAGTTGCACGCCCGTGTGCGTGCGCTGCTTCGCCGTAAAGCCCCGTCCCAAGGCGGTGCGACCAGCAATATCCTGAAGTATGCGGACCTGGAACTGGATCTGATCCAGCGCAAAGCGCGCAGAAATTCCCAGGAGATCTCTTTGACCTCCAAAGAGTTCGCCCTGCTTGAATACTTTATGCGAAATCCGGAGCGTCCTTTGGGGCGGGTCTCGATCGCTGAACATGTCTGGGACATTCACTTTGATTCGGAAAGCAACGTGATTGACGTCTATATCAATCTGTTGCGCAAAAAGATCGATGTCCCGTTCCCGAAACGTCTGATTCATACGGTGGTGGGGACAGGATATGTTCTTAAAGAAAATCTATAA
- a CDS encoding sensor histidine kinase: MFLKKIYNFFQSFSIRLRLSLIFVLIFGATTVFFNMFLFQMMIDTLQQDFDDALFNYCVDVSDGIEIGIKGDLSFPPLRLDHGKILPFPLGTALIQVRHSSGAVLARVGNFGEFNPPYKKDFERIWKGEEATYRTIEHIRNIPSAEADSYRLISFPLDNAAKPQLMLQIAVPMTLMETQIQKRLTLLQLGIPFVLFIATLGGMFLSARALNPVNNIIKIAKEIKVTELSKRVPVPNANDEIKQLSLTLNEMLDRIQQAFQSQERFVADASHQLLTPLTIMRGEMELLQKTEKRDVDQFIKSALQEVDNLSSIVQEMLLLARVDAGIGALNLEDLDFDELVFEALARCEKLAKSKDIKLKVTINNETGEEHKRIRGDNDLLTNLIVNIVENAIKYSPNQEVVSVTVNHGNENTELLVEDNGPGIPEEQLPFIFERFSRGSNMETRVKGFGLGLAIAQKIAILHNAKLSAQNHSGTGAKFGFEIKNI, from the coding sequence ATGTTCTTAAAGAAAATCTATAATTTCTTTCAAAGCTTCAGCATTCGTCTGCGCCTGTCGCTGATCTTCGTGCTGATCTTCGGCGCGACCACGGTCTTTTTTAACATGTTCCTGTTCCAAATGATGATCGACACCCTTCAACAGGATTTCGACGACGCACTTTTCAACTATTGCGTGGACGTTTCGGACGGGATTGAAATCGGCATCAAGGGCGATCTCAGTTTTCCGCCTCTAAGACTGGATCACGGTAAAATCCTGCCCTTCCCGCTGGGAACAGCCCTGATTCAGGTGCGCCACAGCTCCGGCGCCGTGCTGGCGCGCGTGGGGAATTTCGGTGAATTCAATCCGCCTTACAAAAAGGATTTCGAACGCATCTGGAAGGGTGAAGAAGCCACCTACCGTACCATCGAACACATTCGCAACATTCCCTCTGCCGAGGCCGATTCCTACCGTCTGATCTCCTTCCCCCTGGATAACGCCGCCAAGCCCCAGTTGATGCTGCAGATTGCGGTGCCCATGACTTTGATGGAAACGCAGATTCAAAAGCGCCTGACGCTGTTGCAACTGGGTATTCCGTTTGTGTTGTTCATCGCCACCCTGGGAGGAATGTTCTTGTCGGCTCGTGCGCTGAATCCGGTGAATAACATCATCAAAATTGCCAAGGAAATCAAAGTCACCGAACTTTCCAAGCGCGTCCCCGTTCCCAATGCCAACGATGAAATCAAACAGCTGTCACTGACGCTGAATGAAATGCTGGATCGTATCCAGCAGGCCTTCCAGTCGCAGGAGCGCTTCGTTGCGGACGCCTCACACCAGTTGCTGACGCCGCTGACGATCATGCGGGGTGAAATGGAGCTGCTGCAAAAAACTGAAAAGCGCGATGTGGATCAGTTCATTAAAAGTGCGCTGCAGGAAGTGGACAATCTGTCCAGCATCGTGCAGGAGATGCTGCTGTTGGCCCGTGTGGACGCCGGGATTGGCGCATTAAATCTGGAAGATCTGGATTTTGATGAGCTGGTGTTTGAAGCCCTGGCTCGCTGTGAAAAACTGGCCAAGTCCAAGGATATCAAATTGAAAGTCACGATTAACAATGAAACCGGCGAAGAGCACAAACGCATTCGCGGTGACAACGATCTGCTGACGAATCTGATTGTGAACATCGTGGAAAATGCCATCAAGTATTCTCCGAATCAGGAAGTGGTTTCAGTCACCGTAAATCACGGCAATGAAAACACCGAGCTGCTGGTGGAAGACAACGGCCCCGGCATCCCGGAAGAACAGTTACCGTTCATCTTTGAACGCTTCTCACGCGGGTCCAACATGGAGACGCGTGTTAAAGGCTTTGGTCTAGGTTTGGCGATCGCACAAAAAATCGCCATCCTTCACAATGCCAAGCTAAGTGCCCAGAATCACTCAGGGACCGGCGCGAAGTTCGGATTTGAAATTAAAAACATTTAA
- a CDS encoding transposase, protein MNLKCPYCHLQRDPKDANRTIRRLGRYYRKSDGQTLTRLWCVRCGKSFSAATQSRLKGQKKRHLNKLIRDLLTGEMSQREIARVLKINRKTVVRKFRFAAAQAKEQLKKHNQKFAPSVEVEFDDLETFEHTKCKPLSVTLMVEYSTRRILGFEVAQMPAKGRIAAYSRKKYGPRKDFRPQARAKLFTEVRQFIHPNAIIRSDSNPAYPGDVQKYFPKAIHTTVLGGRGAVVGQGELKKLRWDPIFSLNHTFAMMRANINRLIRKTWCTTKKPDQLAGHIAIYALEHNRRIAATQ, encoded by the coding sequence ATGAATCTAAAATGCCCTTATTGCCACCTTCAAAGAGATCCCAAAGACGCCAACCGGACAATCCGCAGGCTCGGCCGATACTATCGCAAATCCGACGGCCAAACGCTTACCAGACTCTGGTGCGTTCGATGCGGAAAGAGCTTTTCAGCAGCCACCCAAAGCCGCTTAAAAGGCCAAAAAAAACGCCATCTCAATAAGCTGATCCGCGACCTACTGACCGGCGAAATGAGCCAGCGTGAAATTGCAAGGGTTCTGAAAATCAACCGCAAAACCGTCGTTCGCAAATTTCGCTTTGCCGCCGCCCAGGCAAAAGAGCAACTCAAGAAGCACAATCAAAAATTCGCCCCCAGTGTGGAGGTTGAGTTTGATGATTTGGAGACCTTTGAGCACACCAAGTGCAAACCCCTCTCGGTGACACTGATGGTGGAATACTCCACACGAAGAATTCTGGGTTTTGAAGTGGCGCAGATGCCAGCAAAAGGCAGAATTGCCGCTTACTCGAGGAAGAAGTACGGTCCGCGCAAGGATTTTCGCCCTCAGGCAAGAGCGAAGTTGTTTACAGAAGTGCGCCAGTTTATTCATCCCAATGCCATTATCAGGTCGGACTCAAATCCGGCTTATCCAGGTGATGTGCAGAAGTACTTTCCGAAAGCAATTCATACTACAGTGCTGGGAGGAAGAGGGGCTGTGGTCGGTCAGGGAGAGTTAAAGAAGCTTCGCTGGGATCCGATTTTTTCATTGAATCACACGTTTGCGATGATGCGGGCGAATATCAATCGATTGATTCGCAAGACATGGTGTACGACGAAAAAGCCCGACCAGCTGGCCGGGCATATTGCAATTTATGCTTTAGAGCATAACAGGAGGATAGCCGCCACACAGTGA
- a CDS encoding fibrinogen-like YCDxxxxGGGW domain-containing protein — protein sequence MKLRIALMIMMAPFVLGINTLSEGYRIPVGGSTRIYVPYVSTQGSCYIIDNNHASSDLFVPTKTSTEWTSFVGASKPAFIVATQCYPKSCKEIKELMGSPADGTYTIDSDGTGANAQYSAYCDMTTDGGGWTRIFRHNVAGGYFASTADAQSKNTGAPTGNLYSQLTKIPDFATNGKYRFRQTWPGYSNKNIWLQSTNPLSDVVVAGWTPIMATAITDKWGGLELGNGTHGPINNNQALLDGSVQISDWWYAIGSTVAYGTPAGIPAASSMLGSNVGVAEVNLWIKEDDTYTTYNSCKAILDAGASIGSGLYTINPGGGGAIPVYCDMTTDGGGWTRILNHNYSDGVFANVAETLSYNSGSPLAGRYSIMGRVAGFYRSGKLELKINWPGSGSAIRNWWTQTSNFTSQPVAGYVAVAIESTSNYWGGLEYNGASNTALADGSANHSNWFYAVGMMAPAGYGTPVGIPACDTVTGAGTIGVPRVELWVK from the coding sequence ATGAAACTGCGAATTGCACTGATGATCATGATGGCGCCTTTTGTGCTGGGAATTAACACTCTCAGCGAGGGCTATCGTATTCCAGTTGGTGGATCCACACGTATTTACGTTCCATACGTTTCGACTCAAGGGTCTTGCTATATCATCGACAACAATCACGCCAGCAGTGACTTGTTCGTGCCGACGAAGACTTCGACCGAGTGGACGTCCTTTGTTGGAGCCTCCAAACCTGCATTTATCGTAGCCACGCAATGCTATCCAAAATCCTGCAAAGAAATCAAAGAGCTGATGGGAAGCCCGGCCGATGGGACTTACACGATTGATTCCGATGGGACCGGGGCCAACGCGCAGTACTCGGCCTATTGTGATATGACGACGGACGGGGGCGGCTGGACCCGCATCTTCCGTCACAACGTGGCTGGAGGTTATTTCGCCAGCACGGCTGATGCGCAGTCTAAGAATACAGGAGCTCCGACGGGAAATCTGTATTCTCAACTGACCAAGATTCCGGATTTTGCCACGAACGGCAAATATCGTTTCCGCCAAACCTGGCCCGGGTATTCCAATAAAAATATCTGGCTTCAGAGCACGAACCCGCTCAGCGACGTGGTCGTCGCCGGATGGACGCCAATTATGGCGACGGCCATCACGGACAAGTGGGGTGGCTTGGAGTTGGGAAACGGAACTCATGGTCCTATCAATAACAATCAGGCCTTGCTGGATGGTTCGGTGCAGATTTCTGACTGGTGGTACGCCATCGGATCGACAGTGGCCTATGGAACCCCGGCGGGTATTCCGGCAGCAAGTTCGATGCTTGGAAGCAATGTTGGTGTGGCGGAAGTAAATCTGTGGATCAAAGAGGACGACACCTATACCACTTACAACTCTTGTAAAGCCATCCTGGATGCCGGAGCTTCTATCGGTTCGGGATTGTACACGATCAATCCCGGTGGTGGGGGAGCTATTCCGGTTTACTGTGATATGACGACAGATGGTGGTGGTTGGACGCGAATTCTGAACCATAACTATTCAGACGGAGTGTTTGCCAACGTCGCAGAGACTTTAAGCTACAACTCAGGATCGCCGCTGGCGGGCCGTTATTCGATCATGGGTCGTGTGGCCGGGTTCTATCGATCTGGCAAGCTGGAGCTCAAAATCAATTGGCCCGGTTCGGGAAGTGCCATTCGTAACTGGTGGACTCAGACCAGCAACTTCACGTCACAACCGGTGGCAGGCTACGTGGCCGTGGCGATTGAATCCACCTCGAACTATTGGGGCGGTCTGGAATACAATGGTGCCAGCAACACGGCGTTGGCTGACGGTTCTGCCAATCATTCGAACTGGTTCTATGCGGTGGGGATGATGGCGCCGGCGGGGTATGGGACTCCGGTGGGGATTCCGGCTTGTGATACGGTTACGGGGGCGGGGACGATTGGTGTTCCGCGCGTGGAGCTTTGGGTGAAATAA
- a CDS encoding fibrinogen-like YCDxxxxGGGW domain-containing protein — protein sequence MKIIGKIAFILAVSPLLVALNTQDTGHRVNRGTTKAIHAHNVCKKVVNATADKDFFVPTKTAAEWTAFRAATITNVSLTKCGSCLDILNNNGSEGDGIYYIDPTGSSPYPVYCDMTTDGGGWTRVFKHNIAGGYFADATDASSKNTTTPTADLYSILNKIDHFKTPGNKYQFRLTWPGEDLKNIWFQTTNPTADVSVAGYKTVFVQGYTNYWGGLELGNGAHGPAQTSSYLEGSVNHVNWFYSVGAYVSWGTTPVGIPASDVLGASHGVAEVNLWMKEDDTHTIYSSCKAILAAGASKGDGIYTIDIDGAGATAPYEVFCDMTTSGGGWTLVAYSNGTVTGATPNDFFVNTYNLAAAGKHIMATQQASVNPEAFSIAVNTTDAMFISPSYNSGAPIIDLAGGNWNYNNTKCTGNLRHTSRTAGCAGQNANDNYNSSDAFNIAFNSGNEGIVPTYKATEVCYSGKGNACNFKFYLR from the coding sequence GTGAAGATCATCGGAAAGATCGCCTTCATTCTAGCTGTGTCACCTTTGCTGGTGGCACTGAACACCCAGGACACAGGTCACAGGGTGAATCGTGGCACCACCAAAGCCATCCATGCCCATAACGTCTGTAAGAAAGTGGTCAATGCGACGGCCGACAAGGACTTTTTTGTTCCCACCAAAACGGCAGCAGAGTGGACGGCGTTTCGGGCCGCCACGATCACCAATGTCTCTTTGACCAAGTGTGGTTCCTGTCTGGATATTTTGAACAACAATGGTTCTGAAGGGGATGGAATTTACTATATTGATCCCACGGGCAGTTCTCCTTATCCGGTCTACTGTGACATGACCACCGATGGTGGCGGGTGGACGCGTGTTTTCAAACACAATATCGCCGGCGGATATTTTGCCGATGCGACGGATGCCAGCAGTAAAAATACCACCACTCCGACAGCGGATCTGTATTCCATTCTTAATAAAATCGATCACTTTAAAACTCCGGGGAACAAATATCAGTTCCGTCTGACCTGGCCCGGAGAAGACTTGAAAAACATCTGGTTTCAAACCACCAATCCCACGGCCGACGTGAGTGTTGCCGGATACAAGACCGTCTTTGTGCAGGGCTACACCAACTATTGGGGTGGACTTGAATTGGGGAACGGCGCTCATGGCCCAGCGCAGACTTCGTCGTATCTGGAAGGTTCGGTCAATCACGTGAACTGGTTCTATTCCGTTGGGGCCTATGTTTCTTGGGGAACCACTCCGGTCGGGATTCCGGCTTCCGATGTGCTCGGTGCCAGTCACGGTGTGGCGGAAGTGAATTTGTGGATGAAGGAAGATGACACGCACACTATCTATAGTTCCTGCAAAGCGATTTTGGCGGCCGGCGCTTCCAAGGGGGATGGCATCTATACCATTGATATTGATGGAGCCGGAGCCACAGCGCCTTATGAGGTCTTCTGCGACATGACCACATCCGGTGGGGGCTGGACTCTGGTGGCGTACTCCAACGGCACTGTGACGGGCGCAACACCGAATGATTTCTTTGTGAATACATACAATCTGGCGGCGGCAGGTAAGCACATAATGGCGACGCAGCAGGCTTCCGTGAATCCTGAAGCGTTTTCGATAGCAGTGAACACGACGGATGCCATGTTTATTTCCCCGTCTTACAACAGCGGAGCACCGATCATTGATCTGGCTGGCGGCAACTGGAACTATAACAATACCAAGTGTACCGGGAATCTGCGCCACACCAGCAGAACGGCAGGATGTGCAGGGCAAAATGCCAATGATAATTATAACTCTTCTGATGCGTTTAACATAGCATTCAACTCCGGGAACGAGGGGATCGTGCCGACGTACAAGGCGACAGAAGTGTGCTACAGTGGTAAAGGGAATGCGTGTAACTTCAAATTCTATCTTCGTTAA
- a CDS encoding tail fiber domain-containing protein: MKNYGTLTALFFVSLLTTVAQASPAALTYQGRIVKSSGAPLEYSAVAFQFEILAPNKVCVLYREQLNHIDMTNSGGVFDVKIGASHSYPAAPTFTILDAFNNGNPFTCDGGSPYNPGLTDGRFLRVKFHDGSQWQTISPDNEIRTVPFAGFASSAATLGSHVATDFVMKTEVNAGADCGAGSFLTWNAATKEFGCAGVSGASGGTVQSVAASAGSNPYLTVSADNVNPVITLNVGTVAGTVAAGNDARFSDARTPTGAAGGVLTGTYPNPGLADNAVTTPKLAAGAVSTEKLFANPGISRLVMTDSSTGATLAPLSCGANQLLTWSVALGWQCTNQTSLAVGSASVSANFTGSLAGDVTGTQGATVVGQIKGYPLDFTVVPTTGQVLKFNGTSWYAAADSNAGGTVTNVTGTSPISVATGTTTPVISISQANTTTNGYLSSVDWNTFNGKQNALGFTPLNPANNLSELTATAATARTNLGLGTAAVKDAPAAGDATAAQVVLGNDSRLTNSRAPSGAAGGDLTGTYPSPTLATVVTAGTGTKITYDAKGRVTASTGLAAGDIPNLDWSKITSGKPTTLSGYGITDALVSNAGGSPSIQSGTDAAKPASPAAGAIYFASDTKVIYQYNSGAWVAIASSAGAGGTITALTGDVTASGNGTVSATVNSVGGSTAANVNTATVAANAATNLNTASAIVRRDASGNFAAGAVSAGSVVLRDSGSNTVTLQAPTAVSTSYVLRFPTAVGAANQVLTTDASGNLSWTSPAVTSGVAVTSPIVNSGTASAPNIGIQVANGSQNGYLSSADWTTFNNKLSATLAPGNIRVGNGSSVATAVAPSGDVTMTNAGAFTVTKVQGTAVSATAPTAAGQVLRYNGTTQYAPAFLQLGDLRSTITPFGGVFASTACSTSQTMYYNAATDTFLCQSISVTAANFANQAQNSFFAGPSSGGAGAPAFRTIAAADLPTVGTAGTYRSVTVDAYGRVTAGTNPTTASGYGLTDVFVNGGNSFGAAATVGTNDAQSLQLETGNVVRMTVDTSGNVGIGQATDANAKVAIKTTSAAQASLILDTVASGIPSIDMLRNGTWKGTIGFSSGGSDDLFISNGVAGNIIFDTSNVEKVRISAAGNLGVGTTAPITPLHVNGSAIIGSGNTTFTNASNWVIGSSNSITNSGGGNASVMNIIGSSNAISTTAMNFSYSLDVFGRSNSVSNSGNSLVVGRSNTVSAGNSITIGQSITNSLMGTMQVGLSDTAKMTILSTGRFGINTTAPSEALEVNGNVKAASYLYTSDARLKKDVVTLPMALENLLKLRGVNFVWKNNGEKTVGFIAQEVEAVYPELVRTDKVSGFKSVQYGNIVAILVEALKQEHAERLQDKALCQGQIAQVSRGLASVNESSDSRLKKLEQENQELKARLERLEKALLNGK, from the coding sequence ATGAAAAACTACGGAACGTTAACGGCACTTTTCTTTGTCAGCCTCTTAACTACGGTGGCCCAAGCCAGCCCCGCGGCTCTGACTTATCAGGGGCGCATCGTTAAAAGCAGCGGAGCTCCGCTGGAATACAGCGCGGTGGCCTTTCAGTTTGAAATCCTGGCGCCGAACAAAGTCTGCGTTCTTTATCGTGAGCAGCTGAATCACATCGACATGACAAATTCTGGCGGGGTCTTCGATGTTAAGATCGGGGCTTCGCACAGTTATCCTGCTGCGCCGACATTTACGATTCTGGATGCTTTTAACAACGGCAACCCATTCACGTGCGACGGGGGCTCTCCTTACAATCCGGGTCTGACGGATGGTCGCTTCCTTCGTGTAAAATTCCATGATGGTTCTCAGTGGCAGACGATCTCTCCGGACAATGAAATCCGCACAGTTCCTTTTGCTGGATTTGCTTCCTCTGCGGCGACCTTGGGGTCGCATGTGGCCACTGACTTTGTGATGAAAACCGAAGTCAATGCCGGAGCAGATTGCGGCGCAGGCAGCTTCCTGACCTGGAATGCGGCAACTAAGGAATTTGGCTGTGCCGGTGTTTCCGGTGCCAGTGGTGGTACGGTTCAGTCCGTGGCCGCGTCGGCGGGCAGCAACCCTTATTTGACTGTTTCAGCTGACAATGTGAATCCGGTGATCACTCTGAATGTGGGCACCGTGGCCGGCACTGTTGCGGCCGGAAATGATGCGCGCTTCAGTGATGCCCGTACTCCGACAGGAGCAGCCGGCGGAGTTTTGACAGGGACTTATCCGAATCCGGGCCTTGCTGACAATGCCGTGACCACGCCAAAACTGGCGGCAGGTGCGGTTTCGACAGAAAAACTTTTTGCCAACCCTGGTATCAGTCGTCTGGTGATGACGGATTCTTCCACGGGGGCGACGTTGGCTCCGCTTTCTTGCGGCGCCAATCAACTGCTGACCTGGTCAGTGGCTTTGGGCTGGCAGTGTACGAATCAGACTTCTTTGGCGGTGGGTTCAGCTTCGGTGTCTGCAAACTTCACAGGAAGTCTTGCAGGGGACGTGACCGGCACCCAAGGTGCAACGGTTGTGGGGCAGATCAAAGGTTATCCTCTGGACTTCACCGTGGTTCCGACAACGGGACAGGTGTTGAAATTCAATGGCACCAGCTGGTATGCCGCGGCTGACAGCAATGCCGGTGGAACCGTGACGAATGTGACGGGGACGTCGCCAATTTCCGTGGCGACGGGGACGACAACTCCGGTGATTTCGATTTCTCAGGCCAACACGACGACCAACGGTTATCTTTCTTCTGTGGACTGGAACACCTTTAATGGCAAACAAAATGCCCTGGGTTTCACTCCGCTGAATCCTGCCAATAATTTAAGTGAGCTGACGGCGACTGCGGCCACCGCCCGCACCAATTTGGGTTTGGGAACGGCGGCGGTGAAAGATGCTCCGGCTGCGGGTGATGCAACTGCGGCGCAGGTGGTTCTTGGGAATGATTCGCGTCTGACAAATTCCCGGGCTCCATCAGGGGCTGCAGGTGGCGATCTGACGGGCACTTATCCAAGCCCGACGCTGGCGACGGTAGTCACTGCGGGAACTGGCACGAAAATCACTTACGATGCCAAAGGGCGTGTGACAGCTTCGACCGGTCTTGCCGCGGGAGACATTCCGAATCTGGATTGGTCTAAAATCACCTCGGGCAAACCGACGACGCTGTCGGGGTACGGGATCACGGATGCCCTGGTTTCCAATGCCGGTGGTTCTCCAAGCATTCAGTCTGGAACTGACGCTGCGAAGCCGGCCAGCCCGGCGGCGGGGGCGATTTATTTCGCATCGGATACAAAAGTCATTTATCAGTATAATTCTGGTGCCTGGGTGGCGATTGCTTCTTCCGCTGGCGCCGGTGGTACGATCACGGCATTGACCGGTGATGTGACCGCTTCCGGGAACGGCACGGTCAGTGCGACCGTCAACTCTGTTGGCGGCTCGACGGCGGCGAATGTCAATACCGCGACGGTGGCGGCGAACGCGGCGACGAATTTGAATACGGCCAGTGCGATCGTCAGACGTGATGCTTCCGGCAATTTTGCTGCGGGAGCAGTCAGTGCGGGTTCTGTGGTTCTGCGTGACAGTGGATCCAACACGGTGACCCTGCAGGCGCCAACCGCGGTTTCAACTTCTTATGTTTTGAGATTCCCAACGGCTGTCGGTGCTGCCAATCAGGTGCTGACCACAGATGCTTCCGGAAACCTTTCCTGGACATCCCCTGCGGTGACAAGTGGTGTGGCCGTGACTTCTCCGATTGTGAATTCCGGGACAGCCAGCGCACCGAACATCGGCATTCAGGTGGCTAACGGTTCTCAGAACGGTTATCTGTCTTCTGCTGACTGGACGACGTTCAACAATAAACTTTCTGCGACTCTGGCTCCGGGCAATATCCGTGTGGGTAATGGCTCCAGTGTGGCAACGGCGGTGGCGCCTTCCGGTGATGTGACCATGACCAATGCGGGGGCCTTCACTGTGACAAAAGTGCAGGGCACAGCTGTCAGTGCCACAGCGCCGACGGCCGCGGGCCAGGTGCTGCGCTATAATGGGACCACTCAGTATGCTCCAGCCTTCTTGCAGCTGGGGGATTTGCGCTCGACCATCACTCCGTTTGGTGGCGTGTTCGCCAGCACGGCGTGTTCGACTTCGCAGACGATGTATTACAATGCCGCGACCGACACATTCCTGTGTCAGTCGATTTCTGTAACGGCGGCTAACTTTGCCAATCAGGCGCAGAACTCATTCTTCGCGGGTCCTTCTTCAGGTGGTGCAGGGGCGCCAGCCTTCCGCACCATTGCGGCTGCGGATCTTCCGACTGTGGGCACCGCAGGAACCTATCGTTCCGTGACGGTGGATGCCTATGGCCGCGTGACTGCGGGAACAAATCCAACCACAGCCAGTGGTTACGGTTTGACGGATGTGTTCGTCAACGGCGGTAACAGCTTCGGGGCCGCGGCGACGGTGGGAACAAACGATGCTCAGAGTCTGCAGTTAGAGACTGGCAACGTTGTACGCATGACAGTGGACACTTCCGGAAACGTGGGCATTGGTCAGGCGACGGATGCCAATGCCAAAGTGGCGATTAAAACCACCAGTGCTGCGCAGGCTTCTTTGATTCTGGATACAGTTGCATCAGGCATTCCTTCCATCGACATGCTTCGTAATGGAACCTGGAAGGGCACCATAGGTTTTAGCAGTGGTGGTTCCGACGACCTGTTTATCAGCAATGGTGTCGCGGGGAATATCATCTTTGACACCAGCAATGTTGAAAAAGTAAGAATCAGTGCAGCCGGGAATTTGGGGGTGGGAACCACAGCTCCAATCACGCCTCTGCATGTGAATGGCTCAGCCATCATCGGGAGCGGGAATACGACCTTCACCAATGCCTCCAACTGGGTGATTGGTTCTTCGAACTCGATCACGAATTCGGGTGGTGGTAACGCCAGCGTCATGAATATTATTGGTTCCAGCAACGCGATATCAACGACGGCGATGAACTTCTCCTACAGTTTGGATGTATTCGGAAGGTCCAATTCAGTATCCAATTCCGGAAACTCGCTTGTGGTCGGCAGAAGTAATACTGTTTCGGCTGGCAATAGTATCACTATCGGGCAGAGTATCACCAACAGTCTGATGGGCACCATGCAGGTGGGGTTGAGTGACACCGCCAAGATGACAATCCTGTCTACGGGTCGATTTGGAATTAACACCACGGCACCAAGTGAGGCATTGGAAGTCAACGGCAACGTGAAAGCCGCGTCTTATCTGTATACTTCCGATGCGCGTCTGAAGAAAGATGTTGTGACTTTGCCGATGGCTTTGGAAAATCTGCTGAAGCTTCGCGGGGTGAATTTCGTCTGGAAAAACAACGGCGAAAAAACCGTGGGTTTCATTGCCCAGGAAGTGGAAGCCGTTTATCCTGAATTGGTTCGCACCGACAAAGTTTCCGGCTTCAAGTCCGTTCAGTACGGCAATATCGTGGCGATTCTGGTTGAAGCGCTGAAGCAAGAGCACGCCGAGCGCCTGCAGGACAAAGCCCTGTGTCAAGGGCAGATTGCCCAGGTGTCCCGTGGTCTGGCCAGTGTGAATGAATCTTCCGACAGCCGTTTGAAAAAACTGGAGCAGGAAAATCAGGAGCTGAAAGCACGTCTGGAACGTCTTGAAAAAGCTCTGCTGAACGGAAAATAA